From one Lolium rigidum isolate FL_2022 chromosome 4, APGP_CSIRO_Lrig_0.1, whole genome shotgun sequence genomic stretch:
- the LOC124648757 gene encoding transcription factor TGAL1-like, producing MDYASPGGTDTSTDLDVEKMSPAFDQGHVGALTPSESSGKPNGKQGQKTLRRLAQNREAARRSRLRKKAYVQQLESSNLKLAQLEQELQRARRQGFLVSTSGDEPHSANGNGALAFGVEYARWLEEHSKQLDELRAAVNAHAGDSDLQAIIDAIMARCHEIFRLKDAAAKADAFQVLSGTWTTPVERCFLWLGGFRPSELLKLLASRLEPLTEKQLDSISVLQHSSQQAEDALSREMEALRQSVVETVAASGSSSSLCRTAGPSGDHTGQMAVAKLGALEILLRQADDLRLRILQEVQRILTTRQCARALLAISDYFSRLRALSSLWIARPST from the exons ATGGATTACGCGAGCCCTGGTGGGACTGATACATCCACAGATCTAGACGTCGAGAAGATGAGCCCAGCG TTCGACCAGGGGCATGTTGGTGCGCTCACACCTTCAGAATCCAGTGGCAAGCCAAATGGTAAACAGGGTCAAAAG ACACTTCGTCGTCTTGCCCAAAACCGTGAAGCTGCAAGGAGAAGCCGGCTACGGAAAAAG GCATATGTCCAACAGCTTGAGAGTAGCAACCTGAAACTGGCTCAGCTGGAGCAGGAACTCCAGCGTGCTCGCCGGCAG GGCTTTTTGGTTTCTACTTCGGGAGATGAGCCCCATTCAGCCAATGGAAATG GGGCTTTGGCATTCGGAGTGGAGTACGCACGGTGGCTGGAGGAGCACAGCAAGCAGTTAGATGAGCTCAGAGCCGCCGTCAACGCCCACGCCGGCGACAGCGACCTTCAGGCGATCATTGACGCCATCATGGCACGCTGCCACGAAATCTTCAGGCTGAAGGATGCCGCGGCCAAGGCCGACGCCTTCCAGGTCCTGTCGGGAACGTGGACGACCCCCGTCGAGAGGTGTTTCCTCTGGCTCGGCGGCTTCCGGCCATCGGAGCTTCTCAAG TTACTCGCGAGTCGGCTGGAACCCCTGACAGAGAAGCAGCTCGATAGTATCTCTGTGCTGCAACATTCCTCCCAGCAAGCCGAAGACGCTCTTTCTCGAGAGATGGAAGCGCTGCGGCAGTCGGTCGTGGAAACCGTCGCCGCGTCGGGATCGTCCTCGTCCCTGTGCCGCACAGCAGGCCCCTCTGGCGATCACACGGGCCAAATGGCGGTGGCAAAGCTTGGCGCTCTGGAAATCCTCCTGCGGCAG GCTGATGATCTGCGTCTTCGGATTCTTCAGGAAGTGCAGCGGATACTGACCACCCGCCAATGTGCACGAGCTCTCCTCGCGATCAGCGACTACTTCTCTCGGCTGCGCGCTCTGAGCTCCCTCTGGATTGCACGTCCGTCCACGTGA